ATGAGCGCCAGCCCCACCAGAACGCCCGGCAGGATCCCGGCCAGGAACAGCTTGCCTGTGGAGACCCCGGTGGCCAGGGAATACAGTACGAAGGGAATGGACGGCGGGATGATAACCCCCAGGCCTCCTGCCACCGCCACCAGTCCGGCGCTCCAGGTCCTGTCATAGCCCAGTTCCGTCAGGAAGGGGACGCACATAGCCCCTACCGCCGCCGTGGTGGCCGGTCCGGAACCTGAAATGGCTCCATAGAACAGACAGGTCAGGATCACGGCACAGGGCAGCCCGCCGGTGAACCGGCCTGCAAAAAACGCAAAGAAGTCAAACAGCTTCCGGGAAATGCCGCCCTTGGCCATGATCACACCGCCCAGGATGAACAGGGGCACGGCCAGGATCGGGGTCGAATTGGCCCCGGAAAATGCGTTATGCAGCAGCTGCCCCATGGTTCCCCCCTGGTGCAGCAGGGCGATGGGTGCCGTAGCCCCTAGGATCATACTGATGCCAATGGGCAGAGAAATGGCAATGGCCAGCAGGAATACAGAAAAAATCAGTACCGCAGACATCAGTCATCCCCTCCCCGGGCCAGAGCCGCTTCGGCTTCCGCCTCCTGGAAGGTCTGTTCCATGGTGGACAGTTCCTTTTCCTGCAGATGCTGCACGTGGAACCACAGCTGCTGTACGGCCCGCAGAGCGGCCAGGACGAATCCGATGAGCATGAAACTGTACACAAAGGCAATGGGCCATTGCATGGCCGGCGAGATTTCATGGCTTTCCTGGATGGTCCCCACCACCTGCCAGGAAAATAGTCCCAGCACTGCCATGCACCCCAGGGTCATGGCATCCACCACCAGGTTCAGTATCTTCCGTAAGCTCTCCGGCAGCAGGTCCTTCAGCACTCCCACCCGCAGCATGCTGTCCGTACGGATGGTATAGGGCAGAGAAAGAAAAACGCTCCAGATCCACAGGAACCGGCACAGTTCTTCTGCCCAGGTCAGAGACGCCACCCCGGGGATTTTCCGGACAATGACCTGCAGCATGGTGACGCAGGCAATGAGGACCAGCATCACCACCAGGAACGTCTCTTCCAGGTGCAGATCCAGCCAATGGATCAGAGCGATGGAATTTGTCTTTTGAATTGCTTTGCTGCTTTCCTTCTTGTTCTCCATGATATTTCTCCTTTGCTACTTTGCTTCCTTCCCGGCCAGGATCTGGAGGAGTTCCTGCCGCATGGCTTCTACCGGAGCCTTGTGCCCCGTCCAAAGTTCGATCTGGGCCGTACCCTGGTACAGGCTCATGGTCAGCCCGTTCAACACCCGGCAGCCAGCCTGCTCTGCATTCTGCAGGAACCGGGTCCGGGCCGGATTGTAACAGGCATCGAAATAAAACTGGCCTTTCCGGATGAATTCCGGAGGCAGCGGCGTTTCGCCGATGGTGTTGCCCATGCCCACCCCGCTGGCATTCATCACGACCGTGGCATCCTTCACCCTGGAAAAATCCTGATAGGGAACTGTTTCCGCCACCGGAGCAAAATTCCGGTTGATGTCCTCCACCAGGCTCCGGGCACTGTCCGGGAACAGATCCGTGATATAGATCTTCGGGGCTCCATGGTAGGCCAGCACCGAGCACATGGCCCGGCCGGCACCGCCTGACCCGAAGCAGAAGAACGTCTCCTTCGTCACGTCGATGCCCGCTTCCGTCAGTGCCGTGTAAAAGCCGATCCCGTCGGTGTTATAGCCCTTCAGCCGTCCGTCCGGCAGCTTCACCACCGTGTTGCTGGATCCCATCTTCCTGCACAGGGGATCCAGGTCGTCCAGATATTCCAGCACCTTCACCTTGTTGGGCTTTGTAACAGCGAACCCGGCAAACGGCATGTATCGCAAGCCCTTTATGATGTCGCCCAGATGTTCCTGACCGGTGACAGTGTAAAAATACACCAGATTGAGGCCGGCGGCCTCGTACCCCCGGTTCTGCATCCGGGCCGCAAAAGACTGGGCCAGGGGATCACCCAGCAGGGTGATGAACTGGGTATGGATATCGATTGTCATAACTACCATCCTACTTTCCTGCACTGCGAGACACCTCTCGCATTTTGTATACATAAGTCGTGGTTTTTATTGTAAGCCTGTAATGGTATTTTGTCAACGAGAAGCCCATTGGGAAATAGGGAAAGAAAAAGCATAAAAAAAAAGCCCTTGAAAAACAAGGGCCAAATGAGGGGCAACTTCAACTTACAGTTGCATTATAGCACGATTGTATACAATGTGCAAGAGATAATTCAGTTTTTTCATTATTTTTTTATTACTCGATTTATTCAACATGAATCAACTAGGGATAGAAACTGTTGGGGGGATGAAAAAATCACAGCCCCATTCACTGCCCACTACTCACTTCCCATAATCCTTCCCCACATAGATCACCGCATCTCCACTGCCCGGGTTCACGGAACCCCGGAGCAGCGTGTAATTGAAGGGCAGGCTGCCTACCCGTTCTTCGGCCCGGCTGCTTCCGGAATTGATCAGGACCTGGGTCTGGTCCATGGGATTGCCGGTGGTGATGCTCAGCACCACGAACCCTGCATTCCGGGCATCCGCAGCAGCCTGGGCCCCGGTCTGGGAACTGCCGCTGCAATTGACGATGGTGGCCTGCAAGGGCCGCTGTTTCGGTGCGGGCGGCAGGGAAGACGAACTCCCTGCTCCGCTGCTCCCGGCCTGACCGGCAGGCGGCAAGCCCTTTCTCTTCAGTTCCAGTTTCCGGGATTGTTCCACGGCCTTCTTCAGATGGTCGTTCTGGATCTTGATTTCCCGGACCTTACTGGGTTCTGCTGTACTGTTCACACCCAGCAGCTGGTCGTATTTTTCCTTGGCCCGTCTGGCAGCCAGGGTATAGCCGCTGCCCACCTGCACGCCCTGCATGCGGGTCACCTGCCGGCCCAGGGCTTCCATATCCGGGATCCAGTAGCTGATGTCATCCAGGTAAGCCGGGCTGCCCTGGACCATTTCCGTCTCCAGCCGGGATTCTCCGGATACATTCCTGGCAAAGGTCATGAGCAGGCTGGCCAGATCCATCACCGAAAGGTCCGTATCAATGCTCTGGTACAGGGTACGGGCAATTTCAGGGGCCCGGGTCAGCAGATTGGTGGCGGACAGTTTCTGGAACACGGCTTTCATGAACTTCTGTTGCCGTTTCACCCGGCCAATGTCCCCTTCCTCATCCCGGTACCGCACATACTGGATGGCCGTGGTGCCGTCCAGATGCTGCCGTCCTGCATGGAGACTGATCACAAGGCCCGTTTCCCCATCATAGGGGTCCGTATACTGCATGTCTTTTTCCACATCGATATCCACACCGCCGATGGCATCTACCAGTTTTACGAATCCCTGAAAATCCACCAGTATATAATGGCTAATCTGCAGTCCCAGGAAATTTTCCAGGGTTTTCTGGCTCAGCTGGTGACCCCCATAGGCATAGGCATGGTTGATCTTATCCCAGCCATGGCCGGGAATGGATACAAGGGTATCCCGGGGCACCGAGAGCAAAGAGAGCTTGTCCTTGCCCGGATCCACCATGGCCACCATCAGGGTGTCCGAACGGCCCACGTCGCCGCTGCGTTTGTCCACGCCCATGATCATGAGGTTCCGTTTTCCGTGGAGCTTCCCGGTGCCATCTGCCACGGGCTGGGGTTTGGGGCGCAGGGCGAACGCCAGGCCCACCACCACGGCCAGCAGCGCCACCACGCCGGCGATCCATACCTTGTATTTCCGTACCATAGCCGTCTCCTTTTGCAGGGTTACAGATTTTTGGTGAAAAGTGTCTATATATTTATTATACCGTAAAAAAGAGAACAAAGCATGAAAAATAAGTCTCGGGTCTCGAGTCTCGAGCCAAAGGAAAGGACCTGCCCCAAAACAGGACAGGTCCTTTTGATAGTGACTAGAGACTTTTTTCTTACTTTGCCTCTGCCACTGCGTCAGCCATTTTCTTCACGTATTCCCTCACCGGTTCCACACAAGCCTTTCCATACTTGGCGCAGAGCTTCACGATGGCACTGCCCACAATGGCCCCGTCGCTGATGGCGGCCATCTCTTTCGCCTGCTCCGGTGTGGAGATGCCGAAGCCTACGGCGATGGGATGGTCAGAAACTTCCCGGATTTTCTTCACGATCTCCGCCAAGTTGGTGGTGATCTGCTTCCGAACCCCGGTGACCCCCAGAGAGGACACCAGGTAGATATATCCCTGTGCTTCCCGGGCAATCATCTGGATCCGCTGGTGGGAGGTGGGGGCAATCATGGAGATGATCTCCACCCCGTATTTTTCCGCATAGGGAGCAAGGGTATCTTTTTCCTCATAGGGTACGTCAGGCACGATCACTCCATCCATCTTCACTTCCTGGCACTGTTGGAAAAACTTCTCCCGGCCATAGGTGAAGATGGGGTTCACGTAGGTCAGGAACACCATGGGGATCTGGGTTTTCCGGCGCACCCGAGCCAGCATCTCGAAGATGCCCCTGATTTTGGTTCCGGCCGCCAGGGCCCGGGTATCCGCTTCCAGGATCACCGGTCCTTCGGCAGTAGGGTCGGAGAAGGGAATCCCGATTTCAATGAGTCCGGCGCCCGCTTCCTCCATGGCGTAGATCAGTTTTTCCGTGGTTTCCAGGTCGGGATCCCCGGCCGTAATGAAGGGAATGAAAATCTTTCCCTGTTTTTTGAATGCATCCGTGATTCTAGTCATGGAGATCAACCCCCTTATATCTGGCAATGGCAGCCACATCTTTGTCTCCCCGGCCGGACAGGTTCACCACGATGATCTTGTCCTTAGGCAGGGTGGGTGCCAGTTTCATAGCGTAGGCAACAGCATGGGCGCTTTCGATGGCCGGGATGATGCCTTCCGTGCGGGACAGGTATTCAAAGGCAGCCACAGATTCGTCGTCGGTGATGGGCACGTACTGGGCACGGCCCGTATCGTACAGGTTGGCATGTTCCGGCCCGATGCCCGGATAATCCAGCCCGGCGGAAATGGAGTACACGGGAGCAATCTGCCCGTCTTCATCCTGCAGGAAGTAGGATTCCATGCCATGGAAGATGCCGGGTTTGCCCCGGGCGATGGTGGCGGCGGTCTGGGCGGTGTTCACACCCCGGCCGGCGGCTTCCACACCGATCAGCTGTACATCTTTATCCTTGATGAAATCGTAGAACAGGCCGATGGCATTGCTGCCGCCGCCCACACAGGCCATGACCACATCGGGCAGCCTGCCTTCCTTTTCCAGCATCTGGGCCTTCACTTCCTCGCCGATGACCTTCTGGAAGTCACGGACGATGGTGGGGTACGGGTGCGGCCCCATGCAGGAGCCCAGCACATAGAACGTGTCCTCCACGTTCGTGGCCCAGTCTCTCATAGCCTCGCTGACGGCATCCTTCAGGGTGCCCGTGCCGGTAGTCACAGGGATGACCTTCGCACCCAGCAGTTCCATCCGGTACACGTTCAGGGCCTGGCGGATGGTGTCCTCCTTGCCCATGTATACTTCACATTCCAGGCCCATGAGGGCTGCCACCGTAGCCGTGGCCACCCCGTGCTGCCCGGCGCCGGTTTCAGCGATGACCCGGTGCTTGCCCATCTTTTTGGCCAGCAGGCACTGGCCCAGGGCGTTGTTGATCTTGTGGGCGCCGGTGTGGTTCAAATCTTCCCGTTTCAGGTAAATCTTGGCGCCGCCCAGGTCCTTCGTCATCTTCTCTGCATAGTACAGCAGGCTGGGCCGGTTTGCGTAATCATGGTACAGGGTCTTCAGTTCCTGTAAAAATTCCGGATCATCCTTGAATTTCTTATAGGCTTCGTCCAGCTGCAGGACCGCGTTCATCAGCGTTTCCGATACATACTGGCCGCCGTGTTTGCCAAATCTTCCGTTGCTCATGGTTTTTCCTCTTTTCTTACAGCGCGCACAAAAGCGCGGATCTTTTCTTCGTCTTTATATCCATCGGTCTCGATACCGCTGCTGGTATCCACCCCGTAGGGGGCATAGTCCCGGATGGCTTCCGCCACGTTGTCCGGGTTCAGGCCCCCGGCCAGGAAAAAGGGTTTGGAGAACTGGACCTGCCCCAGGAGGCTGTGGTCGAATGCCTTCCCCATCCCGCCGAACTGGCTGCCCGCAAAGGTATCCAGCAAAAAGTACTCACAATCCCATGTGTCCAGGTCTTTCAGGCTTGTTTCATCCTTTACCCGGAGCACTTTGATGATCGGAGCGTTCGTCCGCCATCGCAGTGCCCGGATATACTCTCTGTCTTCGTCTCCATGGAGCTGGATGTACTGGATGGTTCCCTCGCTTACGAGAGCCGCCACTTTATCGATGGGAGCCTTTACGAACACCCCCACCGCCCGGATTTCCGGGTCCAGGAGGCTGCGCAGGGTGCGGGCCGCCATCGGCGTTACCTGCCGTTTGCCCTTTGCGAACACGAAACCGGCAAAGTCGGGCATCGCCCGGTTCACCATGGCCACGTCCTCGGGGCGCCGCAGGCCGCAGAGCTTGATCTTCGTCATTGGGCATCCCCCCGCAGTTCCGCCAGCATGGCCTTCATGTCCGGGCTCCGCATCAGCGTCTCGCCGATGAGCACCCCGTTCACCCCAGCCTGTTCCAGCTCGGCCGTCTGCGTTCTAGTCTTGATGCCGCTTTCCGCTACAAAGGGGATGCTTTCCGGTACCAGGGGCCGCAGCCGCAGGCTGTTGCCGATGTCCACGGTGAAGTCCTTCAGGTTCCGGTTGTTCACGCCCAGCACCCGGGCCCCACTCCCAAGGGCCCGTTCCACTTCTTCTTCATCGTGGGCTTCCACCAGGGCATCCATCCCCAGGCTTTCTGCCGCCAGCCGGTATTCCCGGAGTTCACTGTCGCTGAGCAGAGCCGCGATGAGGAGCACTGCATCGGCGCCCAGGATCTTCGCCTGGTAGATCATGTATGCATCCACGGTGAAGTCTTTCCGCAGCAGCGGTGTCTGCACCGCCTTTCGGATTTCCTCCAGGTACCGATCGCTGCCCAAAAATCGGGTGGGTTCCGTCAGCACGGAGATGGCGGCGGCGCCGGCGGCCTCGTACTGCCTGGCGATATCCATATAGGGGAAGTCGGGAGCGATGAGCCCTTTGGAGGGGGACGCCTTCTTCACTTCGCAGATGAAGTTCAGTCCCGGCCGGCTGAGCGCCTTCCGGAAGATCCCCGCCCGGTCTTTGGACAGGGCTTCCGCCTCTCTCCGCAGCTCCGGCAGCGATTTCTGTTTCTTTGCTTCCGCCACCCGCTGCCGAGCGGCATCTGCCAGGGTATCCAGGATCATGTTCCGCGCCTTCCTTACTGGTTGCTGACCCGGATGACCTTTTCCAGGGTCTCCGTGGCCTTGCCGCTGTCGATGAGTTCCGCTGCCAGCTTCACCCCATCCGCAAGGGTGTCCGCCTTGCCACCCACGAACAGGCCTGCCCCGGCGTTCATGAGCACCGCGTTCCGTTTCGTGCCCTGCAGCTTGCCGGAGAGGATGTCCCGGGTGATCTGGGCATTCACTTCCGGCGTGCCTCCCACCAGTTCTTCCTTCGTACCCGGGATCAGGCCGAAGTCTTCCGGTTTGATCTCGCTGGTCCGGTAATACCCGTCCTTCAGTTCGCAGATGGTGGTGGGACCGTTGGGAGAGATTTCGTCCAGTTTTTCCTGCCCGTAGGCCACCAGCCCCCGTTTCACCCCCAGGGAGCACAGCACCTTGGCCAGGGGTTCCACCAGGTAGCCGTCATAGACCCCCAGCAGGAACCGTTCCGGTTTGGCCGGATTCGTCAGCGGCCCCAGGATGTTGAACACGGTGCGGAAGCCCAGTTCCTTCCGGATGGGTCCCACGTACTTCATGGCCGCATGGTATTTCTGGGCAAACAGGAAGCAGAAGCCTGTCTCTTTCAGCATCTTCAGGGCCAGGTCCGGATCTTCCTGGATGTTCACCCCCAGGGCCTCCAGGCAGTCCGCCGTGCCGCACAGGGAAGAGGCCGCCCGGTTGCCGTGCTTGGCCACTTTCACGCCGCCGGCCGCCAGCACCATGGCCGAGGTTGTGGAGATGTTGAAGGAATGGGCACCGTCACCGCCGGTTCCCACGATTTCCATCACTTCCAGGCCCGGATGGGGCACCGGCGTGGCCAGGGACCGCATGGCCTCCGCACAGCCGGAGATTTCGTCGATAGTCTCTGCCTTGGTGCTCTTGGTAGACAGAGCCGCCAGAAAGGCAGCATTCTGGGTGGGTGTGGTCTTTCCGCCCATGATCTCCAGCATGACCTCCTTGGCTTCGTCGTAGGTCAGATCGCCTTTATTCACTAACTTGATGATGGCTTCTTTAATCATTTGTGGTTCCTCCTTGCTCTTGCAACGCCTCTGTTAGAGGCTCAGGAAATTCTTGATAATGGTCATGCCCTCCGGCGTCAGGATGGATTCCGGATGGAACTGGACGCCGTAGATGGGGTAATCCCGGTGCTGCACCGCCATGATCTCGCCGTCCGCCGTGGTGGCCGTGGCTTTCAGCACCTCCGGCAGGGTGTCCGGGTCGATGGCCAGGGAATGATACCGCCCCACCAGGATCTGTTCCGGCAGGTCCTTGAACAGGGGGCAGGTCCGGTCCAATGTCACCAGGGACTGCTTGCCGTGCATGAGCTGCTTCGCATAAGTTACGGTGCCGCCGAACACCTCCCCCATGGCCTGATGCCCCAGGCACACCCCCAGGATGGGGAATTCTCCCTTCAGCTCCCGCAGGGCCGGTTCGCACACCCCGGCGTCGCAGGGCCGTCCGGGCCCCGGCGACAGGATCAGATGGTCCGGCTGCAGTTTCCGGATGCCATCCACCGTGATGGCATCATTCCGGATGACCTTCACATCCGGGTTCAGGGTACCGATGTATTGATACAGGTTATAGGTAAAGCTGTCGTAGTTATCGATGATCAGTTCCATGTCATGCCTCCGTGGTTGCAACCAGAGCCTGCCGAACGGCGGCTGCCTTGTTGATGGTTTCCATGAATTCATCCTCCACCCTGGAATCGGCCACGATGCCGCTGCCGGTCTGGAAGGAAACCCTGTCCCCCAGCTTGACGGCCGTGCGGATCACGATGCAGATGTCCATGTTCCCGGCAAAGTCCAGATAGCCCATCCCTCCGCCGTAGGGACCCCGGCGTTCCGGTTCCAGTTCATCCAGGATCTGGCAGGCCCGCACCTTGGGAGCGCCGGAAAGGGTCCCGGCCGGGAAGGCAGCGCACAGGGTATCGATGGCATCCCGGTCTTCCTTCAAGGTTCCGGTCACCCGGGTGGTCATGTGCATGACGTGAGAGAATTTCTTGATCAGCAGATGATCGTGGACTTTCACGGAACCGAATTCTGCTACTTTGCCCACATCGTTCCGGGCCAGATCCACCAGCATATTGTGTTCTGCCAGTTCCTTGGGATCCGTCTGCAGGTCCTTTTCCAGGGCTCTGTCTTCCTCTTCCGTGCGCCCTCTCCGACGGGTGCCGGCGATGGGCATGGACGTGATTTCCCGGTCCTGGACCTTGATCAGGGTTTCCGGACTGGATCCGGCGATTTCCAGGTCGTCATTTTTCAGCAGCACCATGTACTGGGAAGGGTTGGTGGTCCGGAGGATCCGGTACATATTGAACAAGTCCTGGTCGTAGGTGGCGGAGAACCGCTGGGAATATACCGCCTGGAAAATGTCCCCCTGCCGGATGTGTTCCTTGATCTTCTCCACATTCTCAGCATATGTTTTCCTGTCCTGGTTGCTGGTGATTTCTCCCAGACGGGCCGGTGTGAATGCCGGAGGCGCCACCGGCTGCCGGACCAGGGCTTCCATGGCATCCAGGTTCTTCTGGGCCTTGGCGTAATTCCCTTCCAGATCGTCGGTCTTGATGTTCACAATCAGGTACATTTTCTGGAGCACCCGATCGAAGGCAATGACCTTGTCGAACAGCATCAGGTCGAAATCCGGAAAAGCCGTGGCTTTCTTCGGATCGAATCGGAGGCTGGGTTCGCAGTACTGGAAGAAATCATAGGAGAAATACCCTACGAAACCGCCGGTAAAAGGCGGCAGGCCCGATACCTTGGGAACCCGGTAGGCCTTCAGGATGGACCGAAGCGCCTCCAGAGGCTGCCTGGGATCCACCGGGATCCGGCTGCCGGCAAATTCCACCTGGGCGTTCCGGTCCTTGGCCCGGAGCCGGGCAATGGGGTCAAAGCCGATGAAGGAATACCGGCCGGCCTGATCGTTCTGTTCCAGGCTTTCCAGAAGGAAGTACCGGTTGCTTTCCTTTCGCACCAGGCTCACCAGGCCGATGGGGGTGGCCGTATCCGCCAGGATTTCACGGACCACCGGTACGGCGGCGTAGCCTTCGGCGATTTTTTGGATGTCTTCCAGACTTTGCTGTTTCACTTGTATTTCCTCCTATCTGACAAAAGAAAAGGTACCCGGGCTGATCATTCCACCCGGGTACCGAAAAAAACACTTTGGGTAACAAAAAACACCTGTCCTCCTACAAGGACAGGTGTCATAACCTGCGGTACCACCCTGTAATGGAGCCAACGCTCCACACCTCAGCAGAATGCCAACACATTCCTCACCGGTAACGTCGGTGCTGCGTCGCGGGATACTTTCCGAAGATTTCATCGCGCCCTCAGTGGTCCATTTGTCAGACTGCCACGATCCGGCTCTCAGCTTCCCGGACTCTCTGTACGCACATTTTCTGGCGTTATCTCCACCTCAAAGGTTTCTGGTTCTTATTGAATTGATGGTTGTATCGTAGCACTGGAGAAAGAAGTTGTCAAATATTTTTCCTGGAAAAGATAAAATCGTTTATTTTTGTATCTCATGTAACATTTTTGTTTCTATGCAGCTTACTCTTTCTCATACACATCTGCAAATTCAGCTTTGCGGTCAAACTGGACCCTGGCATAGGAACACTGGGGGATGATCTTTACCCCGGCTTCCCGGGCCATCTCCGCCACTGCCCGGACCAGTTTTCCGGCCAGGCCCTGGCCCCCGTACCGAGGATCCACAATGGTGTGTTCCAGGGTCCATACTCCGGGCCGGGTCACTACATATGTACATTTTCCGATTTCTTCCGCCCCATCATACAGGGCTGCCCGAAAAGTTTCCGGTTCCTTTACAAGACGGATGGTTTCCATGTTTTTCTCCTTCCAAGGCCTGGCCGCTGAAGCAGTCAGGCTGGTTTCTATTCCTCCACCTTCACCTTCATCCCCACTTTCACATAGGGCTTCAACTTCTGCAGATTGTCATTGTTCATCCGTATGCAGCCTTCAGAGGCCCGGGTGCCGATGGAAGCCGGGTCATGGGTGCCGTGGATGCCAATACCATCCCATTTCCCCTGACTCAAGTTCCGAGTATCCAGACTGATGAACCAGGGACCGTAGGCGTGCTGGATCACTCCTTTGCCATCGTGAAAATCATGAGACCAGCTGGAGGCATCGATGATTTCATCCACTGGGAAGGTTCCCTCCGGGGTCTTCATATCCCCGCTCACCTGCTTTTGTCCGGGATTCTTCCCCAAGGCCACCGGCCATTTGGCCACCGGATCCCCGTGATCCAGGAGATACAGGGTAAATTCCCCTTTTTTGATCAGCAGGGAGTACTCATGGGGTTCCGGGGTTTGGCGCACCTCCCCGGTAACGGCTGTCTCAGCCGGGGGTACAGCTGCCTGTTCCGGCTTCTGACCACTCCGGCAGCCTTTGACAGTAAATCCCACTGCCAGCACCAGGACCAGGAGAAAAAAGACCCCCCAGGCCGGTCCCTTCCATCTCCGTTTTTGGTAAGCGTCATGATATCTTCCCATGGTCCCCTCCCTTCCTGCACCTGGTTACAGACGCCGGCAGAACTGGACTGAAACGTACCC
This genomic interval from Acidaminococcus timonensis contains the following:
- a CDS encoding L,D-transpeptidase; its protein translation is MGRYHDAYQKRRWKGPAWGVFFLLVLVLAVGFTVKGCRSGQKPEQAAVPPAETAVTGEVRQTPEPHEYSLLIKKGEFTLYLLDHGDPVAKWPVALGKNPGQKQVSGDMKTPEGTFPVDEIIDASSWSHDFHDGKGVIQHAYGPWFISLDTRNLSQGKWDGIGIHGTHDPASIGTRASEGCIRMNNDNLQKLKPYVKVGMKVKVEE